From a single Plasmodium yoelii strain 17X genome assembly, chromosome: 9 genomic region:
- a CDS encoding ATP-dependent 6-phosphofructokinase, putative, producing MDIENAQIHLSELQEERRKHKIALPGILKNKIVIKENDIILNNNEKELEPYFPNIIKNPLITLEIDNTNLENYNDHSWYQTMSTNISDPISKDNSTSNSFIKEMTNIYNDDDIIKIGILFVGLQAPGGHNVICGTLDYLKKKNKKNILYGFINGFDGINEYNFMELKNEYISMFRNSGGFDMINKGVKNIHENYINIKRCFKICRHLDLNGLIIVGGVDTSKEVAILSEYFEFVHNSVNKQNHDSDVASITDTSNITNKSPSSIFIENQNNEFIDDNTYHQDDTYNIVSDISDEEVKKKYPKKIRRIKKKTKIISVPTSIHNEIKNDKVECSLGFDTTIFTTCQYISYLMSYIQTYKKGYHFVKVIGNKSSHIALECFFQTKANIVLISEEIKKKKMTLNDIVNFITNSIKIRYKNGEKKYGIIIIPEGILKNVQDIKKLVNLCLHFKTEFIKNENAQNETTQNENTQNEKYYNPDLEYLYSPSKQIMNKFKTYIHTNMDKENLDLFQYFPLFFQNQFLAEIFSDNFQYNNLGVEDLLAFLVKKQVEVEIDEIELITHYYGNEVTSALPTNFDCAYSYILGFGCVEMIINKYNGYMCSVTNLKNILSNVNKIKIVGIPIYKFIKIEKKEKINCCENDNYNQLFIKEKNLGIKTKARTKKVSLNDEYFLTYKTLRSKYLESDNYRILSGIQYNYYIKGDNEKLVSYYKSGNKMFTNDNILYKSKMENEICNRINFTIIGIHNDIENCEKKNEIDTHNFDKKNEQNFNCNYYKHLNNLSKVENILTKGIIKFNTNLIRHNTTIQVIENNFGNKINCDTFNNINKITDFYIISENTINTKIMSKEMSKNITNNYHTNYNYMNRNDSIYSSFCKSVGVVMLSHVVPGVNNILVGLHQRLSINNLKLIGFIKGIKGLLNNETCIINDNNIKSSINLGGFPLLGNQISYNTDDNEIVHIYNLFNSDNIDKIIKSCENNKITNLVFIGDEKVISIMNILNEIFIKKNINIKIITVPISIYNSYDKNLIECSIGYHTTVHIISNIVSNIQRCSINLNKYYYFVKIPANISSSLLLSIQLETHCNICCIGEPVVAGHLINLFTIVEHMSLVIIERINRKKNYGVILLTSNLLFCIKEFDDLCKDVDNNVKTEMEVAQIVNQEFVSDQLEKLLTKESIEVLKICTKSVKEKLLIKEKRLNEDIDSDFEIVLINEIKKYIKNLMDKNKNNNLLYSYKNHMNNLTNTITEKNIKIYSDINYLFYFNTIVKNIDKEVNCSIPTHFDNSLAFSHGLLAGIAVENNLVNYVTSIRQLSLSKQNWSSSLYPGYYFINNQNDLEKFKKYHYVSPVPISMKSCQMVTIKYNANMWAYNDSYIYVGPVQYDTNLDTPGYTYMF from the exons AGACAATAGTACATCaaattcatttattaaagagatgacaaatatatataatgatgatgatataataaaaattggaATTTTATTTGTTGGGTTACAAGCCCCAGGGGGACATAATGTTATTTGTGGCACTTtagattatttaaaaaaaaaaaataaaaaaaatatattatatggatTTATAAATGGATTTGATGgaattaatgaatataattttatggaattaaaaaatgaatacatTAGTATGTTCAGAAATAGTGGTGGGTTTGATATGATAAATAAGGGtgttaaaaatattcatgaaaattacataaatataaaaagatgttttaaaatatgtagaCATTTAGATCTAAATGGATTAATAATAGTTGGGGGTGTAGATACTAGTAAAGAAGTAGCTATATTATCTGAATATTTTGAGTTTGTACATAATTCTGTGAACAAACAGAATCATGATTCAGATGTAGCATCTATAACTGATACGTCTAACATCACAAATAAATCACCTTCGTCGATATTTAtagaaaatcaaaataatgaatttatagaTGATAACACATATCATCAAGATGATACATACAATATTGTAAGCGATATAAGTGATGAagaagttaaaaaaaaatatccaaaaaaaattagacgaattaaaaaaaaaacaaaaataataagtgTGCCTACAAGTATACacaatgaaataaaaaatgacaaaGTTGAATGTTCCTTAGGTTTTGATACCACAATTTTTACAACTTGTCAATATATAAGTTATTTAATGTCATATAtacaaacatataaaaaaggaTATCATTTTGTTAAAGTAATTGGTAACAAATCTAGTCATATAGCTTTAGAATGTTTTTTCCAAACAAAAGctaatattgttttaatatcagaagaaattaaaaaaaaaaaaatgacattAAATGATATAGTAAATTTCATTACTAAttctataaaaataagatataaaaatggagaGAAAAAATACggtattataataattccTGAAGgtattttgaaaaatgttCAAGACATTAAAAAATTAGTAAATTTGTGCTTACATTTTAAAACTGAgttcataaaaaatgaaaacgcTCAAAATGAAACCACTCAAAATGAAAACActcaaaatgaaaaatattacaatCCTGATTTGGAATATCTATATTCCCCTTCCAAacaaattatgaacaaatttAAAACTTATATTCATACTAACATGGATAAAGAAAATTTAGatctttttcaatattttcctttattttttcaaaaccAATTTTTGGCAGAAATTTTTTCAGACAACTTTCAA TACAACAATCTGGGAGTTGAAGATCTATTAGCCTTTTTGGTTAAAAAACAAGTCGAAGTCGAAATTGACGAAATAGAATTAATTACGCATTATTATGGAAATGAAGTTACAAGTGCATTACCAACAAATTTTGACTGCGCTTATAGCTACATACTAGGATTTGGATGTGTcgaaatgataataaataaatataacgGATATATGTGTTCTgtaacaaatttaaaaaatattctttCTAATGTAAACAAGATTAAAATTGTAGGAAttccaatttataaatttattaaaattgaaaaaaaagaaaaaataaattgttgtgaaaatgataattataatcaactttttattaaagaaaaaaatctaggaataaaaacaaaagcAAGAACAAAAAAAGTGAGCCTTAATGATGAATAtttcttaacatataaaaCGTTGAGATCAAAATATTTGGAGAGTGATAATTATCGAATACTAAGTGGCATACAATATAATTACTACATAAAAGgtgataatgaaaaattagTTTCTTATTATAAATCAGGAAATAAAATGTTCactaatgataatatattatataaatcaaaaatggaaaatgaaatatgtaATAGAATAAATTTTACAATAATAGGTATACATAATGATATagaaaattgtgaaaaaaaaaatgaaatagacACTCATAATtttgacaaaaaaaatgaacaaaattttaattgtaattattataaacatttgaataatttatcaaaagttgaaaatatattaacaaaaggaatcataaaatttaataccAATTTAATAAGACATAATACAACTATTCAagttatagaaaataattttggaaataaaataaattgtgatacttttaataatattaataaaataactgatttttatattatatcagaaaatacaataaatacaaaaatcaTGTCAAAAGAAATGTccaaaaatataacaaataattatcatactaattataattatatgaatcGAAACGATTCTATTTATTCATCTTTTTGTAAAAGTGTAGGAGTTGTTATGTTATCTCATGTAGTTCCCGgagttaataatattttagttGGGTTACATCAACGATTGtctattaataatttaaaattaattggATTCATAAAAGGAATAAAAGGgttattaaataatgaaacatgtataataaatgataataatataaagagCTCAATAAATTTAGGTGGATTTCCACTATTAGGAAATCAGATATCTTACAATACAGATGATAATGAaattgtacatatatataatctttTTAATTCagataatatagataaaattataaagtcatgtgaaaataataaaatcacTAATTTAGTTTTTATTGGTGATGAAAAAGTTATATCAATTATGAATATActtaatgaaatatttataaaaaaaaatataaatataaaaataataactgTTCCTATATCTATTTATAACAGTTATGATAAAAATCTAATAGAGTGTAGTATAGGATATCATACAACAGTTCATATTATTAGTAACATAGTTAGTAATATACAACGTTGTTCTATAaacttaaataaatattattattttgttaaaatacCAGCTAATATATCATCTTCTTTGTTATTATCTATCCAATTAGAAACACATTGTAATATATGCTGTATTGGTGAACCTGTAGTAGCAGGACAtcttataaatttatttactattgTTGAACATATGTCTTTAGTTATTATTGAGAGaataaatagaaaaaaaaattatggagTTATTTTGTTAActtcaaatttattattttgtattaaaGAATTTGATGATTTATGCAAAGATGTTgataataatgtaaaaaCAGAGATGGAAGTCGCACAAATTGTAAACCAGGAGTTTGTTTCTGACCA ACTCGAAAAATTGCTGACAAAAGAGAGTATCGAGGTGTTGAAGATATGCACCAAATCGGTTAAAgaaaaattgttaataaaagaaaaacgGTTGAACGAAGATATAGATTCCGATTTCGAAATAGTGctaataaatgaaattaaaaaatatataaaaaatttaatggataaaaataaaaataataatttattatattcatataaaaatcatatgaataatttaacaaatacaataacagaaaaaaatatcaaaatatatagtgatattaattatttattttattttaatacaattgttaaaaatatcGATAAAGAAGTTAATTGTTCTATACCTACACATTTTGATAATTCATTAGCTTTTTCTCATGGTTTATTAGCAGGAATAGCTGTTGAAAATAATTTGGTTAATTATGTAACATCCATTAGACAGTTAAGTTTAAGCAAACAAAATTGGAGTAGCTCTTTATATCCCgggtattattttataaacaatCAGAATGATTTGGAAAAGTTCAAAAAG TACCACTACGTTTCCCCTGTCCCCATATCAATGAAATCATGCCAAATGGTAACTATCAAGTACAATGCAAATATG tGGGCATACAACGATAGTTACATATATGTAGGGCCAGTTCAGTATGACACAAATTTGGATACTCCTGGATACACATATATGTTTTGA
- a CDS encoding multiprotein-bridging factor 1, putative yields MQHQDIKPVIWNKNDRKPKPKNIEEARKLGMDVEIEKKFLGGKNKSCKGNLIIENKAKIEQETENFKIDRVTPAFSRALQQARMNKKLTQVQLARLVNEPESVIKEYENGKAIPNNMIIQKLNRVLGVNLPSPKKK; encoded by the coding sequence ATGCAACACCAAGATATTAAGCCAGTTATTTGGAACAAAAATGACAGAAAACCCAAACCCAAAAATATCGAAGAGGCTCGTAAATTAGGCATGGATGttgaaattgaaaaaaaatttttaggaggtaaaaataaatcatgtaaaggaaatttaATCATAGAAAATAAAGCTAAAATTGAACAAGAAAcagaaaattttaaaatcgATAGAGTTACACCTGCTTTTTCAAGAGCTTTACAACAAGCTCGaatgaacaaaaaattaaCGCAAGTACAATTAGCAAGACTTGTTAATGAACCTGAAAGTGTTATTAAAGAATATGAAAATGGTAAAGCAATACCTAATAATATGATTATTCAAAAGCTAAATAGAGTATTAGGTGTTAATTTGCCAtctccaaaaaaaaaataa